The Streptomyces sp. NBC_00335 DNA window ACTCCCGCGCGATGACGGCCGACTCGCTCGACGCCATCGTGCGGCTGCTGCGCGGGGAAACGGTCACCGCCGCCACCGACTGGTTCGCCCTGGAGGAGGCCCGGCTCCAGCTCGGGCCCTACCGGGGCCGGGAACTGGACGTGGCCGTCGCCTCCGCCGTGTCGCCGACCGGGGCGGTGCTCGCGGGACGCCACGGGGTGGGGATCTCTCGCTCGCCGCCGCCGACCCCACCGGGTACGCGCTGCTCGACGCCAACTGGGCCGCCCACGAGCGGGCCTGCGGCGAAGCCGGCCGCGCCGCCGACCGTTCCACCTGGCGGCTGGTCACCCCGGTGCACCTGGCCGAGACCCGCGAACAGGCCCTGCGCGAAGCCGAGTACGGCACGCCCGGCATCGTGGACTACATCGAGAAGCTCGGCGGGACCCGCCTCGACGGCTGCGCCACCCCGGCCGGCGCGGTCGAGCGGTGGACCACCGAAGGGCTGCCCACCTTCGGTCGGGCCGTCATCGGAGCCCCCGAGGACGCCGTCCGGCGCATCGAGCAACTCGCCGAGAAGACGGGCGGGTTCGGTACCTTCCTGATCCTCCGGCTGGACCTCGCCGAACCCGCGGCCGCCCTGCGCAGCCTGGAGCTCTTCGCCGAGCGGGTCGTCCCCCGGCTCACCGGCCACACCGAGGCCCGCCGCGCCAGCCTGGAGTGGGCCGGGCGCAACAGCGAACGGTTCACCGGCGCCCTGCGCCGGTCCACGATGGAAGCCATCGCCCGCAAGGGGGAGGTCCGTTGAGGGCCGCGGTGCTCGAAGACGGGGTGTTCCGGGTACGGGAGCACCCGGATCCGGTGCCCGGCCCCGGGCAGGCGCTCGTGGAGAGCGCCGCCTGCGGGATCTGCGGCTCCGACCTGAGCGCGGTGGCGCACACCGAGGACTTCCTGCGGGCCTCCCGGGACAGCGGCACCACCAGCTTCCTCTTCGACCCGGACCGGCCCCTGGTGATGGGCCACGAGTTCTCCGGCCGGGTCCTGTCCTACGGGCCCGGCGCGACCGGCCCCGAACCGGGCACCGGGGTCGTCGGCCTGCCCTGGGCGGTCGACCCGGGCGGGGTCGTGCGGACCGTGGGCTACAGCAATGCCTTCCCCGGCGGATTCGGCGAACGGATCGTCGTACAGGCCCGCGCCCTGCTGCCCGTCCCGCCGTCCCTGGACCTGGCGCTCGCCGCCCTCACCGAGCCGCTGGCCGTCGGTTTCGGCAACATCGCCCGCAGCGCGGCGGGAAAGGACACCCCGGCCGTGGTCGTCGGCTGCGGCCCGGTCGGCCTCGGAGCCGTCGCCGCGCTGCTGGAGCGGGGCGCCGGACCCGTGGTGGCCTCCGATCCGTCGGCGCTGCGGCGGGCGGCCGCCCTGCGGCTCGGCGCACACGCGGTGGT harbors:
- a CDS encoding zinc-binding dehydrogenase; the protein is MRAAVLEDGVFRVREHPDPVPGPGQALVESAACGICGSDLSAVAHTEDFLRASRDSGTTSFLFDPDRPLVMGHEFSGRVLSYGPGATGPEPGTGVVGLPWAVDPGGVVRTVGYSNAFPGGFGERIVVQARALLPVPPSLDLALAALTEPLAVGFGNIARSAAGKDTPAVVVGCGPVGLGAVAALLERGAGPVVASDPSALRRAAALRLGAHAVVDPAERDPVRVCAELAGARPRPTVVVNCVGVPGMLNQLLHAVPRGTEILQIGGVMTEDVIRPVVGMYKDVTIRMCLTYPPEEFGATLARLADGRIDPASLVTGEAGFGGLDAAFASLRRPEEHIKVLIRPGQDGTGVIAR